Proteins from a genomic interval of Streptomyces sp. NBC_01445:
- a CDS encoding MFS transporter produces MAQAAGGTSATYREVLGATGVLLPVISFLGRLPVAVIQFGSVLLITRTSGSLATGGTVACALALGQVAMGPVVGRLADRRGQRSVVLCCSLLNAVAIACYTLGALAGPSTPLLVALGVLAGATVPGIGPLARARGVALVRRGGADERVVNTVLSLESTMDELSFVLGPALIGVASFVGHPAYAFGAAALLVAACGTAFALHPTATAVRPAGAPTPKEPRARRPRMPREVRLVRLGLVLLGILLGGCGAGITALTQKLGQEDQAGLVYAAMGVMSAVVGLSMAAVPERFGLALRWRVATAAAALLSLLLIGTQSMPGLYVAVTVFGAVFAPNLITGFGLTERAVPGERLAEGMTFAASAFVGGQAVTLAVAGRLAESHGPAAAFTVGSVAAALAFGVALLVKAPAEPRVTPAAAAPSGSGRGA; encoded by the coding sequence ATGGCACAGGCAGCGGGCGGAACGTCGGCGACATACCGCGAGGTGCTCGGGGCGACCGGGGTACTGCTCCCGGTGATCTCGTTCTTGGGGCGGCTGCCGGTGGCGGTGATCCAGTTCGGCAGCGTCCTGCTGATCACCAGGACGAGCGGTTCCCTCGCCACTGGAGGGACCGTGGCCTGCGCGCTCGCGCTCGGACAGGTGGCCATGGGGCCCGTCGTCGGCCGGCTCGCCGACCGGCGCGGTCAGCGGAGCGTCGTGCTGTGCTGCTCGCTGCTGAACGCCGTCGCGATCGCCTGCTACACGCTCGGCGCCCTCGCGGGGCCGTCCACGCCGCTCTTGGTGGCGCTCGGCGTGCTCGCCGGAGCCACGGTGCCGGGGATCGGCCCGCTGGCCAGGGCCCGGGGCGTCGCGCTCGTCCGCCGAGGGGGTGCGGACGAGCGCGTCGTGAACACCGTGCTGTCGCTGGAGAGCACCATGGACGAGCTGTCGTTCGTCCTCGGGCCCGCACTGATCGGCGTCGCGTCCTTCGTCGGCCACCCCGCGTACGCGTTCGGGGCCGCCGCTCTCCTGGTCGCCGCCTGCGGCACGGCGTTCGCGCTGCACCCGACTGCGACCGCGGTCCGGCCCGCGGGGGCGCCCACCCCCAAGGAGCCGCGCGCCCGGCGACCCCGCATGCCGCGCGAGGTCCGGCTCGTGCGCCTCGGCCTCGTCCTCCTCGGCATCCTTCTCGGCGGCTGCGGGGCCGGGATCACGGCGCTCACCCAGAAGCTCGGCCAGGAGGACCAGGCGGGCCTCGTCTACGCCGCCATGGGCGTCATGAGCGCCGTCGTCGGCCTGTCCATGGCGGCCGTGCCGGAGCGCTTCGGGCTCGCGCTGCGCTGGCGCGTCGCCACTGCGGCAGCCGCGCTCCTGTCCCTCCTGCTGATCGGCACGCAGAGCATGCCGGGCCTCTATGTGGCGGTGACCGTGTTCGGCGCCGTCTTCGCGCCGAACCTGATCACCGGCTTCGGACTCACCGAACGCGCCGTGCCGGGCGAACGTCTCGCCGAGGGCATGACGTTCGCCGCGAGCGCCTTCGTCGGCGGGCAGGCGGTCACGCTCGCCGTGGCGGGCCGCCTCGCCGAGTCCCACGGCCCCGCCGCGGCTTTCACCGTGGGCAGCGTCGCCGCGGCCCTCGCGTTCGGCGTCGCACTCCTCGTAAAGGCCCCGGCGGAACCACGCGTCACGCCGGCCGCTGCAGCACCGTCAGGCTCCGGTCGAGGAGCGTGA
- the glgX gene encoding glycogen debranching protein GlgX, whose product MQVWPGQAYPLGATYDGAGTNFAVFSEAARRIELCLLHDDGSETAVELRESDAFVRHAYLPGIMPGQRYGFRAHGPYTPERGRRCNSSKLLLDPYAKAISGRIDWGEAVYGYPFGSPDKRNDLDSAPHTMTSVVVNPYFDWGDDRPPRTEYHHTVIYEAHVKGLTMTHPALPDELRGTYAALAHPAILDHLTELGVTALELMPVHQFVNDHRLVEMGLNNYWGYNTIGFFAPHNAYASWGDRGQQVLEFKSAVRALHEAGIEVILDVVYNHTAEGNHLGPTLSFRGLDNASYYRLADDRRYYMDTTGTGNSLLMRSPHVLQMIMDSLRYWVTEMHVDGFRFDLAATLARQFHEVDRLSSFFDLVQQDPVVSQVKLIAEPWDVGEGGYQVGNFPPLWTEWNGKYRDTVRDLWRGEPRTLAEFAGRLTGSSDLYQDDGRRPLASINFVTCHDGFTLRDLVSYNEKHNEANGEGNRDGESHNRSWNCGVEGDSDDPGVLGLRSRQIRNFIATLMLSQGVPMLSHGDELGRTQNGNNNAYCLDSELAWVRWPEDGEQDALLAFTRAMARLRRDHPVFRRRRFFHGRPVEGTHDELSDIAWFTPEGEEMTRDDWGAAQARALSVFLNGHAISEPGPRGERISDDSFLLLFNASPDALEFLVPVNHGRQWEVVVDTALPEGVPHGTGAKVKAGDRLTLLDRSLTVLQRPA is encoded by the coding sequence ATGCAGGTCTGGCCTGGACAGGCGTATCCACTCGGTGCCACTTACGACGGCGCCGGCACCAACTTCGCGGTCTTCTCGGAGGCCGCCCGGCGCATAGAGCTGTGTCTGCTGCACGACGACGGGTCGGAGACCGCGGTGGAGCTGCGGGAGTCCGACGCCTTTGTGCGGCACGCGTACCTGCCCGGCATCATGCCGGGCCAGCGGTACGGCTTCCGCGCGCACGGCCCGTACACCCCGGAGCGGGGCCGGCGGTGCAACTCCTCGAAGCTGCTCCTCGACCCGTACGCGAAGGCGATCAGCGGCCGGATCGACTGGGGCGAGGCGGTGTACGGGTATCCCTTCGGGTCGCCCGACAAGCGCAACGACCTGGACTCGGCGCCGCACACGATGACGTCGGTCGTGGTCAACCCCTACTTCGACTGGGGCGACGACCGTCCGCCGCGCACCGAGTACCACCACACGGTGATCTACGAGGCCCATGTGAAGGGCCTCACGATGACGCACCCGGCCCTCCCGGACGAGCTGCGCGGCACCTACGCGGCGCTCGCCCACCCGGCGATCCTGGATCACCTCACGGAGCTTGGCGTGACGGCGCTCGAACTGATGCCGGTCCATCAGTTCGTCAACGACCACCGCCTGGTGGAGATGGGCCTGAACAACTACTGGGGCTACAACACCATCGGCTTCTTCGCCCCCCACAACGCCTACGCCTCCTGGGGCGACCGCGGGCAGCAGGTCCTGGAGTTCAAGTCGGCCGTACGGGCACTGCACGAGGCCGGGATCGAGGTCATCCTCGACGTCGTCTACAACCACACGGCGGAGGGCAACCATCTGGGCCCGACGCTGTCCTTCAGGGGCCTGGACAACGCCTCGTACTACCGCCTCGCGGACGACCGCCGCTACTACATGGACACGACGGGCACCGGGAACTCGCTGCTCATGCGGTCGCCGCACGTCCTACAGATGATCATGGACTCGCTGCGCTACTGGGTCACCGAGATGCACGTGGACGGGTTCCGCTTCGACCTGGCGGCCACGCTGGCGCGGCAGTTCCACGAGGTGGACCGGCTGTCGTCGTTCTTCGACCTGGTGCAGCAGGACCCGGTGGTCTCCCAGGTGAAGCTGATCGCCGAGCCGTGGGACGTCGGCGAGGGCGGCTACCAGGTGGGCAACTTCCCGCCGCTGTGGACGGAGTGGAACGGCAAGTACCGGGACACCGTCCGAGACCTGTGGCGGGGCGAGCCGCGCACCCTCGCCGAGTTCGCCGGGCGGCTGACCGGCTCGTCCGACCTCTACCAGGACGACGGCCGCCGCCCGCTCGCCTCCATCAACTTCGTCACGTGCCACGACGGCTTCACCCTGCGCGACCTGGTCTCGTACAACGAGAAGCACAACGAAGCGAACGGCGAGGGCAACCGCGACGGGGAGAGCCACAACCGGTCGTGGAACTGCGGTGTGGAGGGCGACAGCGACGACCCCGGAGTGCTCGGCCTGCGGAGCCGTCAGATCCGCAACTTCATCGCGACGCTGATGCTCTCCCAGGGCGTGCCGATGCTCAGCCACGGGGACGAGCTGGGGCGCACGCAGAACGGCAACAACAACGCCTACTGCCTGGACAGCGAGCTGGCCTGGGTGCGCTGGCCCGAGGACGGCGAGCAGGACGCCCTGCTGGCGTTCACGCGCGCGATGGCGCGGCTCCGGCGTGACCACCCGGTGTTCCGCAGGCGCCGCTTCTTCCACGGGCGGCCGGTCGAGGGCACCCACGACGAGCTGAGCGACATCGCCTGGTTCACTCCGGAGGGCGAGGAGATGACGCGGGACGACTGGGGCGCGGCGCAGGCGCGGGCCCTGTCGGTGTTCCTGAACGGGCACGCGATCTCGGAGCCGGGCCCCCGGGGCGAGCGCATCTCGGACGACTCGTTCCTGCTGCTGTTCAACGCGTCGCCCGACGCGTTGGAGTTCCTCGTGCCGGTCAACCACGGCCGGCAGTGGGAGGTCGTCGTGGACACGGCGCTGCCCGAAGGCGTGCCCCACGGGACCGGCGCGAAGGTAAAGGCCGGTGACCGCCTCACGCTCCTCGACCGGAGCCTGACGGTGCTGCAGCGGCCGGCGTGA
- a CDS encoding glycosyl hydrolase family 95 catalytic domain-containing protein has protein sequence MPTHPEPDSAVSRRSVLKYGSAIGSLLALSQVPAFTAQAAPRPGGHPAAPRLVPEADALALRYGSPAAEDLLMREGLPIGNGRLGAVVSGHPSREVLSVSDVTLWTGGANDALESDGQFPYDTAHFGSYGVLTKAYLEVPGHDPSAVSGYRRRLDLSNGLTTVEYELGGTRFRREIYCSHPDDVIVVRLTRNGGGTWSGRLTLTGTRGEPITVDRATASAGFAAKLDNGLAYAAVARAATHRGGTVGASGSSVTFEDCDEVLLVLSGGTSYSPDADGFIDRDADPRATAATRTAAAAKAGATRLLAAHVADHRALFDTMSVDLGASTDAQRALDTDKRLLARQASGGRPDPELEASYVQFGRYLTVCGSRSSLPLNLQGLWIDRNDPAWMADYHTDINIQMNYWPTDRTGLPDCFDALADYCLAQVPHWEKRTRELFNDPRNGFRNTSGEIAGWTTAFSTNTMGGPGWWWHPASNAWLCNSLFEHYEFTLDRRYLAKILPLLEGACAFWEKRLVTATVKDPRTGADVEVLVDDHDWSPEHGPTDARGITYAQELVWQLFENFRTATAALGTSKAYARRVAALQNRLYLPRVSPTTGWLEEWMGGANLGETQHRHLSYLVGLFPGDRVSRDRSPHDVLVGVDKGLTARGMDTYGWGCAWRALCWARMKDAEKAYQLVGTVLRPSVNHSNGTAPNFFDMYQLGGDSSVFQIDANFGATAAVIEMLLYSRPGLVELLPALPVAWGASGRVTGIGVRGGFTADLEWKDGVATKLRLTSTGGRTTRVRAGSWTKDVSLKPGASITLAPSYASQRYVLVNRADSGMAIEVSGTAESAPLVLGTRTGGASQQWKFAESLDGGHRLTNVHSGLTADVSGGQATENAPIVQYRATGADNQHWRAESTDGGHVRLVCVRTGKSLGAAGGSTATGTAVVQQTYTGAASQQWRRVAV, from the coding sequence ATGCCCACGCACCCCGAACCCGACTCCGCCGTCTCCCGCCGTTCCGTCCTCAAATACGGCTCAGCCATCGGATCTCTCCTGGCCCTGAGCCAAGTTCCCGCCTTCACGGCACAGGCAGCGCCGAGACCCGGCGGGCACCCGGCCGCGCCACGCCTCGTACCCGAGGCCGACGCGCTCGCGCTGCGCTACGGGTCCCCGGCCGCCGAGGACCTGCTCATGCGGGAGGGACTGCCCATCGGCAACGGCCGCCTCGGGGCCGTCGTCTCGGGGCACCCGTCCCGCGAGGTCCTGTCCGTCTCGGACGTCACCCTGTGGACGGGCGGAGCGAACGACGCGCTCGAGTCCGACGGTCAATTCCCTTACGACACCGCCCATTTCGGCTCGTACGGCGTCCTCACCAAGGCGTATCTGGAGGTGCCGGGACACGACCCGTCCGCCGTGAGCGGCTACCGGCGCCGCCTCGACCTCAGCAACGGCCTGACGACGGTGGAGTACGAGCTCGGCGGAACCCGCTTCCGGCGTGAGATCTACTGCAGTCACCCCGACGACGTGATCGTCGTCCGGCTCACCCGCAACGGCGGCGGCACCTGGAGCGGACGCCTCACGCTGACCGGGACGCGCGGCGAGCCGATCACCGTGGACCGCGCCACGGCGTCGGCCGGCTTCGCCGCGAAACTCGACAACGGCCTCGCGTACGCCGCCGTCGCGCGGGCGGCGACGCACCGCGGCGGCACGGTCGGCGCGAGCGGCTCCTCGGTCACCTTCGAGGACTGCGACGAGGTGCTCCTCGTCCTGAGCGGCGGCACCTCCTACTCCCCCGACGCCGACGGCTTCATCGACCGTGACGCCGACCCGCGCGCCACCGCCGCCACGCGGACCGCCGCCGCGGCGAAGGCCGGCGCGACCCGCCTCCTCGCCGCCCATGTCGCCGACCACCGCGCCCTGTTCGACACCATGAGCGTCGACCTGGGCGCGTCCACCGACGCGCAGCGGGCCCTGGACACCGACAAGCGGCTCCTGGCCCGGCAGGCCTCCGGTGGCCGCCCCGACCCCGAACTCGAGGCGTCGTACGTCCAGTTCGGCCGCTATCTCACCGTGTGCGGCTCGCGCTCCTCGCTGCCGCTCAACCTCCAAGGCCTGTGGATCGACCGGAACGACCCGGCGTGGATGGCGGACTACCACACCGACATCAACATCCAGATGAACTACTGGCCCACCGACAGGACCGGCCTGCCCGACTGCTTCGACGCCCTCGCCGACTACTGCCTCGCCCAGGTCCCGCACTGGGAGAAGCGCACCCGCGAGCTGTTCAACGACCCGCGCAACGGCTTTCGCAACACGAGCGGCGAGATCGCCGGCTGGACCACCGCGTTCTCCACCAACACCATGGGCGGCCCCGGTTGGTGGTGGCACCCGGCGAGCAACGCCTGGCTGTGCAACTCCCTCTTCGAGCACTACGAGTTCACCCTCGACCGGCGCTATCTGGCGAAGATCCTGCCGCTCCTGGAGGGGGCCTGCGCGTTCTGGGAGAAGCGGCTCGTCACGGCGACGGTGAAGGACCCGAGGACCGGGGCGGACGTCGAGGTGCTCGTCGACGACCACGACTGGTCGCCGGAGCACGGTCCGACCGACGCGCGCGGCATCACGTACGCCCAGGAGCTGGTCTGGCAGCTCTTCGAGAACTTCCGCACCGCCACGGCGGCCCTCGGCACCTCCAAGGCATACGCCCGCCGTGTCGCCGCCCTCCAGAACAGGCTGTACCTGCCGCGCGTCAGCCCCACCACGGGCTGGCTGGAGGAGTGGATGGGCGGCGCGAACCTCGGCGAGACGCAGCACCGGCACCTCTCCTACCTCGTCGGCCTGTTCCCCGGCGACCGCGTCAGCCGCGACCGCAGCCCGCACGACGTCCTCGTCGGCGTCGACAAGGGCCTCACGGCCCGCGGCATGGACACCTACGGCTGGGGCTGCGCGTGGCGCGCCCTGTGCTGGGCGCGGATGAAGGACGCGGAGAAGGCGTACCAGCTCGTCGGCACGGTACTGCGGCCCTCCGTGAACCACAGCAACGGCACCGCGCCGAACTTCTTCGACATGTACCAACTGGGCGGCGACAGCTCGGTGTTCCAGATCGACGCCAACTTCGGCGCGACGGCCGCCGTGATCGAGATGCTCCTCTACTCCCGCCCCGGCCTCGTCGAACTCCTGCCCGCTCTGCCGGTCGCGTGGGGCGCGTCGGGCAGGGTCACCGGCATCGGCGTGCGCGGCGGGTTCACGGCCGACCTGGAGTGGAAGGACGGCGTGGCGACGAAGCTCCGGCTCACCTCGACCGGCGGCCGCACCACCCGCGTACGGGCCGGCTCCTGGACGAAGGACGTCAGCCTGAAACCGGGCGCGAGCATCACCCTGGCCCCCTCGTACGCGTCGCAGCGCTACGTCCTCGTCAACCGGGCCGACAGCGGCATGGCGATCGAGGTGTCGGGGACCGCCGAGTCCGCGCCGCTGGTCCTCGGCACGCGCACGGGCGGCGCGTCGCAGCAGTGGAAGTTCGCGGAGTCCCTGGACGGCGGCCACCGCCTCACCAACGTGCACTCCGGCCTGACGGCGGACGTCAGCGGCGGCCAGGCCACGGAGAACGCCCCGATCGTCCAGTACCGGGCCACCGGCGCCGACAACCAGCACTGGCGCGCGGAGTCCACGGACGGTGGCCACGTCCGGCTGGTGTGCGTCCGCACGGGCAAGTCCCTCGGCGCGGCCGGCGGTTCCACGGCGACGGGCACGGCGGTCGTCCAGCAGACGTACACGGGTGCGGCGTCGCAGCAGTGGCGGCGGGTGGCCGTGTAG
- a CDS encoding copper amine oxidase: MHLTRLRRARARAAVALTSLALLGTAVSAAGPATAAPQAPAAAAPACSTAYKIEQVLDGGTTWRMCWHYNTLSGLVLDNVSYQPKDEPKPIAVLTSARLAQVHVPYDDGENEYDDVTGTDFGYALQNLKPGECPGGTIKTVKVPDRGNVQGLCTTTRARGHAYRLNDDESTGGSGKVYTAQGKDLLVYTVNKASWYEYITEWRFSSDGTITSNVGATGSLSPYDYNGTDGKGWPIGKGARAYAESHAHNVFWRLNFGLDGSPKNKVEQYDSKVTAPSGSGSPTTKTTRTPVTKELAGDAKDMRWWRVVSTAGKNKDGHPRSYEFVPGRTAKFPGRSFTKHDVYFTEYKKCEQYASDNPAGHCGGASVDKWVGGQTLTHPITWVNIGFHHIARDEDQQPMPVHWQGFSLAPRDVTAMNPLTPADLADQNGVPRNGS, from the coding sequence ATGCACCTCACCAGACTTCGGCGCGCCCGCGCCCGGGCCGCAGTCGCCCTCACGTCCCTCGCCCTGCTCGGCACCGCCGTCAGCGCCGCGGGCCCCGCCACCGCCGCCCCGCAGGCGCCCGCCGCCGCGGCCCCGGCCTGCAGCACCGCGTACAAGATCGAGCAGGTCCTCGACGGGGGCACGACCTGGCGCATGTGCTGGCACTACAACACGCTGTCCGGGCTCGTCCTCGACAACGTCAGCTACCAGCCCAAGGACGAGCCCAAGCCGATCGCCGTCCTCACCAGCGCCCGCCTCGCGCAGGTCCATGTCCCCTACGACGACGGTGAGAACGAGTACGACGACGTCACCGGCACCGACTTCGGGTACGCCCTGCAGAACCTGAAGCCCGGCGAGTGCCCCGGCGGCACCATCAAGACCGTCAAGGTGCCCGACCGGGGCAACGTGCAGGGCCTGTGCACCACCACGCGCGCGCGTGGGCACGCGTACCGGCTCAACGACGACGAGAGCACCGGCGGCAGCGGCAAGGTCTACACCGCCCAGGGCAAGGACCTCCTCGTCTACACGGTCAACAAGGCGTCCTGGTACGAGTACATCACCGAGTGGCGGTTCTCCTCCGACGGGACGATCACGTCGAACGTCGGCGCGACCGGCAGCCTCTCCCCGTACGACTACAACGGCACGGACGGCAAGGGCTGGCCGATCGGCAAGGGCGCCCGCGCCTATGCCGAGAGCCACGCCCACAACGTCTTCTGGCGGCTCAACTTCGGCCTCGACGGCTCCCCCAAGAACAAGGTCGAGCAGTACGACTCCAAGGTCACCGCGCCGAGCGGCAGCGGCAGCCCCACCACGAAGACCACCCGCACCCCCGTCACCAAGGAACTCGCCGGTGACGCCAAGGACATGCGCTGGTGGCGGGTCGTCAGCACCGCGGGCAAGAACAAGGACGGCCACCCCAGGTCCTACGAGTTCGTGCCCGGCCGCACAGCCAAGTTCCCCGGCCGCTCGTTCACCAAGCACGACGTGTACTTCACCGAGTACAAGAAGTGCGAGCAGTACGCGAGCGACAACCCGGCCGGGCACTGCGGAGGCGCCAGCGTCGACAAGTGGGTCGGCGGACAGACGCTCACGCACCCGATCACCTGGGTCAACATCGGGTTCCACCACATCGCCCGGGACGAGGACCAGCAGCCGATGCCGGTCCACTGGCAGGGCTTCTCACTGGCCCCCAGGGACGTGACCGCTATGAATCCGCTCACTCCCGCCGACCTCGCGGACCAGAACGGCGTGCCCAGAAACGGTAGTTGA
- a CDS encoding 3'-5' exonuclease: MGWHQELLVGFDLETTGTDPREARIVTGAVIEVKDARPLGHRQWLADPGVEIPADAVAVHGISNEKAASDGDPADRVADSIAEALVGYWRTGVPVVAYNAAFDLTLLSAELRRHGLPSLRERLGGVDPAPVIDPYTIDRSVDRYRKGKRNLEAVCAEYGVTLESAHDASADALAAARLAGAIAGRHPKVASLGPARLHESQIEWYAQWAADFQSFLRRKGDAQAVVEAAWPMRELTGPGV; encoded by the coding sequence ATGGGATGGCACCAGGAGCTGCTGGTCGGCTTCGACCTGGAGACCACGGGGACGGATCCGCGCGAGGCGCGCATCGTCACGGGCGCGGTGATAGAGGTCAAGGACGCGAGGCCGCTGGGACACCGGCAGTGGCTCGCGGACCCGGGGGTCGAGATCCCCGCCGACGCGGTCGCCGTGCACGGGATCAGCAATGAGAAGGCGGCGTCCGACGGCGATCCGGCCGACCGGGTCGCGGACTCCATCGCCGAGGCGCTCGTCGGGTACTGGCGCACGGGCGTGCCCGTCGTCGCGTACAACGCCGCGTTCGACCTGACCCTGCTCTCCGCCGAGCTGCGCCGCCACGGCCTGCCGTCGCTGCGGGAGCGGCTCGGCGGAGTGGACCCGGCGCCGGTCATCGACCCGTACACGATCGACCGCTCGGTGGACCGCTACCGCAAGGGAAAGCGGAACCTCGAGGCGGTGTGCGCGGAGTACGGCGTGACGCTCGAATCCGCGCACGACGCCTCCGCCGACGCCCTCGCCGCCGCGCGCCTGGCCGGCGCGATAGCCGGCCGCCACCCGAAGGTCGCCTCCCTCGGACCGGCCCGGCTGCACGAGTCCCAGATCGAGTGGTACGCGCAGTGGGCGGCGGACTTCCAGTCCTTCCTGCGCCGCAAGGGCGACGCACAGGCAGTGGTCGAGGCGGCGTGGCCGATGCGGGAGCTGACGGGGCCCGGGGTCTGA
- a CDS encoding Tat pathway signal sequence domain protein, which yields MRELARRHLGKMMAGAAVAAAATAVLLGVTLPGEAGAGDQAKAGSAQQDAIPKDGVMEAAPKEGEKGIGRDPLTDDEIKRAEQLAVASNGLRRSARDVEGDRGPQHLSTNLSEVDPTQSGPQAAERRAEVVYYDYKADTVVTRTVNLDSGKVENTDTAHGVQPPPSPGELREATELLIADPLGAGLKKDYKDATGKQLTGTDQLELSGMVFRKETVAHVPSGLTACGEHRCLRVVTKVRNGPWIDTRALVVDLSARTVGRLG from the coding sequence GTGCGAGAGCTCGCAAGACGCCATCTGGGGAAAATGATGGCGGGAGCGGCCGTCGCGGCCGCGGCGACCGCCGTGCTGCTGGGCGTGACCCTGCCGGGGGAGGCGGGCGCGGGCGACCAGGCCAAGGCCGGCTCCGCCCAGCAGGACGCGATCCCGAAGGACGGCGTGATGGAGGCCGCGCCGAAGGAGGGCGAGAAGGGCATCGGCAGGGACCCGCTCACCGACGACGAGATCAAGCGTGCCGAACAGCTCGCCGTCGCGAGCAACGGACTGCGCAGGAGCGCGCGGGACGTCGAGGGCGACCGGGGGCCGCAGCACCTGTCCACGAACCTCAGCGAGGTGGACCCGACGCAGAGCGGCCCGCAGGCGGCCGAGCGCCGCGCCGAGGTCGTCTACTACGACTACAAGGCCGACACGGTCGTGACCAGGACCGTGAACCTCGACAGCGGCAAGGTCGAGAACACCGACACGGCGCACGGCGTGCAGCCGCCGCCGAGCCCCGGCGAGCTGCGGGAGGCCACCGAGCTCCTCATCGCGGACCCGCTCGGCGCCGGCCTGAAGAAGGACTACAAGGACGCCACCGGCAAGCAGCTCACGGGCACGGACCAGCTGGAGCTGAGCGGCATGGTCTTCCGCAAGGAGACCGTCGCCCACGTCCCGTCCGGCCTCACCGCCTGCGGCGAGCACCGGTGCCTGCGCGTCGTCACCAAGGTCAGGAACGGGCCGTGGATCGACACGCGCGCCCTGGTCGTCGACCTCAGCGCGCGCACCGTCGGCCGCCTCGGCTGA
- a CDS encoding SAV2148 family HEPN domain-containing protein yields MSSGGLELPPGDAGHEGSSADVPPGAVSLARPMDMGSQIGPESEFAWGADAWSEVRTRAQRAGRAYIWLNLVEQRLRAVVAAVLRPIYEPVHGDDWVVAAAGPAGQEWVQRAVAVREVSRRKGYLLDPADDNVLSFLTLPQLRELMVQHWPCFEPYFDDRRDVELALDELEVTRNVVSRNRALSEAVLAQAERASGRLLEMLGAGSDVPSARRLPVDAVEELVGDRYADVVGVHPDRVRLLRQFPAEDIFGGARRLDAIGIGLNMLVQNFSGRRLVRLAESGCRVRLLFLNPASSAVKRRERELGLKRGELSRAVEMNILHMRRVRARLRDPGAFEIQVYDETPRFTAYLVDGDGSDGVGVVQSYLRRARGMEAPVLVLRGPGRVVKANSPRDGEEVGLFSTYREEFELAWADARPVS; encoded by the coding sequence GTGAGCTCGGGTGGGCTGGAGCTGCCCCCTGGTGACGCAGGTCACGAGGGGAGCTCCGCTGACGTCCCGCCCGGAGCGGTGTCCTTGGCACGGCCGATGGACATGGGATCCCAGATCGGACCGGAGTCGGAGTTCGCCTGGGGCGCCGACGCCTGGAGCGAGGTCCGTACGCGCGCGCAGCGGGCCGGCCGCGCCTACATCTGGCTGAACCTGGTCGAACAGCGGCTGCGGGCCGTCGTGGCCGCAGTGCTGCGCCCCATCTACGAACCCGTCCACGGCGACGACTGGGTCGTGGCCGCCGCCGGGCCCGCCGGGCAGGAGTGGGTCCAGCGGGCCGTCGCCGTGCGCGAGGTCAGCCGCCGCAAGGGCTATCTGCTCGACCCGGCCGACGACAACGTCCTCAGCTTCCTCACCCTGCCGCAGCTGCGCGAGCTGATGGTCCAGCACTGGCCCTGCTTCGAGCCCTACTTCGACGACCGCCGCGACGTCGAACTCGCCCTCGACGAGCTCGAGGTCACGCGGAACGTCGTCTCGCGCAACCGCGCCCTGTCCGAGGCCGTCCTCGCCCAGGCCGAGCGCGCGTCCGGGCGGCTCCTGGAGATGCTGGGCGCGGGCTCCGACGTGCCGTCCGCCCGCAGGCTCCCCGTCGACGCCGTCGAGGAGCTCGTCGGCGACCGGTACGCCGACGTCGTGGGCGTGCACCCGGACCGGGTACGGCTTCTTCGCCAGTTCCCGGCCGAGGACATCTTCGGTGGCGCGCGCCGCCTCGACGCCATCGGCATAGGCCTGAACATGCTGGTGCAGAACTTCTCGGGCCGCCGCCTCGTCCGGCTCGCCGAGTCCGGCTGCCGGGTGCGGCTGCTCTTCCTCAACCCCGCCTCCAGCGCCGTCAAGCGCAGGGAGCGCGAGCTGGGTCTCAAGCGCGGCGAGCTGAGCCGCGCCGTCGAGATGAACATCCTGCACATGCGCCGGGTGCGGGCCCGGCTGCGCGACCCGGGCGCGTTCGAGATCCAGGTCTACGACGAGACGCCACGGTTCACCGCGTATCTGGTCGACGGTGACGGGTCGGACGGCGTCGGGGTCGTCCAGTCGTACCTGCGCCGGGCCAGGGGCATGGAGGCGCCGGTCCTCGTGCTGCGCGGGCCCGGACGCGTGGTGAAGGCGAACAGTCCCCGCGACGGGGAGGAAGTCGGACTTTTCTCCACGTATCGCGAAGAATTCGAGCTGGCCTGGGCGGACGCCCGGCCCGTGTCCTGA